In Acropora muricata isolate sample 2 unplaced genomic scaffold, ASM3666990v1 scaffold_721, whole genome shotgun sequence, a single genomic region encodes these proteins:
- the LOC136906969 gene encoding basic salivary proline-rich protein 1-like — MDTPSPLPSSPVGRLNRIEAMQAAQGLPLSPAVQIVNQGFDFSPASFEELSPESQSILDSLMPLPPAPRTSSPAGVGVPVGNVSRSPVPAVRGPVQARPPQGGKQPRRRPLPPPRPRRGGDGGGGDDGDDSGGPSNGSDTPRSRRSGVPSDRGDLQDAFEQMSDRERARLRKRNVQSVTHTSTITTVYKDGRPPSVRRTSTRESPASNPNSV; from the coding sequence ATGGACACACCGTCACCGTTACCGAGCAGTCCGGTGGGACGCTTGAATCGAATCGAAGCGATGCAAGCGGCTCAAGGCCTACCCCTTTCGCCCGCGGTCCAAATCGTCAACCAGGGCTTTGATTTTTCGCCGGCTTCGTTTGAAGAGTTGTCGCCTGAATCCCAATCCATTTTGGATAGTCTGATGCCGCTGCCGCCTGCTCCACGCACGTCGTCCCCGGCCGGAGTGGGTGTACCCGTTGGGAACGTGAGCCGATCCCCCGTCCCTGCCGTCCGAGGTCCTGTTCAAGCTAGACCGCCGCAAGGGGGAAAACAACCTCGACGAAGACCACTACCACCACCACGACCTAGAAGAGGAGGTGATGGTGGTGGTGGGGACGATGGTGATGATAGTGGAGGACCGAGTAATGGGAGTGACACACCTCGATCGAGACGGAGTGGGGTGCCTTCGGATCGTGGTGATTTACAAGACGCCTTCGAACAGATGTCGGACAGGGAACGAGCCCGTTTGCGTAAAAGGAATGTGCAATCGGTGACGCACACCAGTACCATTACTACCGTATATAAAGACGGACGACCCCCGAGTGTGAGACGTACTTCCACGCGAGAATCACCGGCATCTAATCCAAACAGTGTATGA